GAAAACGTACTCCCAGGGCCGGCCGCGCACCGGCCGCGACTGGATGCGGCTGAGCGAGATGTCGCGCAGGGCAAAGACGCTCAGCGCTTTGAACAGCGCCCCTGCGATGTTCTTGACCGAGAAAGCGATGGTGGTCTTGTCAGCGGTGCGCTCACGCCGGCGCGAGCGTTTCAGCAGGAAGAAGCGGGTGAAGTTCCTCTTGTCGTCCTCGATGCCTCGGCGCAGGATACGGGCGCGATACACGGTCGCGGCCTCCCGTCCGGCGATGGCCGCCGCGTCGCGCAGTCGATTCTGGACCACGTGTTTTACGCTTCCCGCCGTGTCGTAGAACGGCACCGCCTCCAGGTACCGGTTCCGCTTGAAGAACTCCCGGCATTGCGCCAGCGCCACCGGATGCGAGAACACGCGCCGCACGTCCCGCAGCTTGGCGCCCGGCGCGGCTATCAGGTTGTGTTCGATGCGCAGCAGGAACTCGCGCTCGATCCAGAATCCATGGGCCAGCAGAAGGTCGAAGTGTTCCGCGACCGCCCCGGCCAGCGAGTTCTCGATGGGGATCAGGGAGCGCCCGGCGCGCCCCGAGGCCAGCGCCTCGAAGACGTCGGCCGAAGTGGCGCAGGGCACGACGCCCGCTCCCGGCAGCATGCGTCGGACCGCCTGGTGGCTGAAAGAGCCGAGCTCTCCCTGGATGGCGACTCGCATCGGAGCACCCATCGTACGCGGGGTGTGTCACCGCCCGCCAGTCTCTGCTCTCGGCAATGGCTTTCCCATCAGCAGTGCGTCCACGCTGTCCAAGTAATAGCGCGGGATGGTCTTCACCACGGAATATCCGTGCCGTTTGTAGAAGCGGAT
The nucleotide sequence above comes from Terriglobales bacterium. Encoded proteins:
- the pheA gene encoding prephenate dehydratase, producing the protein MRVAIQGELGSFSHQAVRRMLPGAGVVPCATSADVFEALASGRAGRSLIPIENSLAGAVAEHFDLLLAHGFWIEREFLLRIEHNLIAAPGAKLRDVRRVFSHPVALAQCREFFKRNRYLEAVPFYDTAGSVKHVVQNRLRDAAAIAGREAATVYRARILRRGIEDDKRNFTRFFLLKRSRRRERTADKTTIAFSVKNIAGALFKALSVFALRDISLSRIQSRPVRGRPWEYVFFVDFMRGDDEAARNALRHLGEISNFVRVLGIYRAAHFR